In Acidimicrobiales bacterium, one genomic interval encodes:
- a CDS encoding HD domain-containing protein produces MDDAAIPPRHRSRIDPTTGFAVAHDAMAVGDGPTPPPSREAREELEDGLLARHATRAVGAGDRALPEEPDALRTCFERDLDRIQHSRPFRRLAGKCQVVIAPDDDHLRTRLTHAIEVAQVAVSIARPLGLNVALTAAAALAHDCGHGPAGHASEEALSPFVEGGYHHAVYGADVILEPLNLCAQTLDAVRNHSWNRPTPATPEGEVVAWADRIAYCCHDFEDAVDAAIVTPADLPDMVSDTVGRDRRSQLGGFITAMVDAVSSTGRVTMRPAEAEALGAFRAFNYENIYLRPESRRQAELVISMLRQLVEWLATEPAAIGTGSVHPPSSDGAVADAVRYVSGMTDRFAMRLATENLGWRHDDLPVTI; encoded by the coding sequence ATGGACGACGCCGCGATACCGCCGCGACACCGCAGCCGCATCGATCCGACGACGGGGTTCGCTGTCGCCCACGACGCCATGGCCGTCGGCGACGGGCCGACACCCCCGCCGAGTCGCGAGGCTCGCGAGGAACTCGAGGACGGCCTCCTGGCCCGTCACGCCACCCGGGCGGTGGGCGCCGGTGACAGGGCTCTCCCTGAGGAACCCGATGCCCTGCGGACCTGTTTCGAGCGCGACCTGGACCGGATCCAGCACAGTCGGCCGTTCCGGCGCCTCGCCGGAAAATGCCAGGTGGTGATCGCCCCCGACGACGACCACCTCCGCACGCGCCTCACCCACGCGATCGAGGTCGCCCAGGTGGCCGTGTCGATCGCTCGTCCACTTGGACTCAACGTGGCGCTCACGGCAGCCGCGGCACTGGCCCACGACTGTGGACACGGCCCCGCCGGCCACGCGTCCGAAGAGGCCCTCAGTCCCTTCGTCGAGGGCGGCTACCACCACGCGGTGTACGGCGCCGACGTGATCCTGGAGCCGTTGAACCTCTGCGCCCAGACCCTCGACGCGGTCCGCAACCACTCGTGGAACCGGCCGACACCGGCGACGCCGGAGGGTGAGGTGGTCGCCTGGGCGGACCGCATCGCGTACTGCTGTCACGACTTCGAGGACGCCGTCGACGCCGCGATCGTCACCCCCGCCGACCTCCCCGACATGGTGAGCGACACGGTCGGGCGGGACCGGCGCAGCCAACTCGGGGGATTCATCACGGCGATGGTCGACGCCGTCTCGTCCACCGGACGGGTGACGATGCGCCCCGCGGAGGCCGAGGCGCTCGGCGCGTTCCGCGCGTTCAACTACGAGAACATCTACCTGCGACCCGAGTCACGCCGTCAGGCGGAACTCGTTATCTCGATGCTGCGCCAACTGGTGGAGTGGCTGGCCACCGAGCCTGCTGCCATCGGAACGGGTTCGGTGCACCCACCCTCGAGCGATGGAGCCGTGGCGGACGCCGTCCGGTACGTGAGCGGGATGACCGACAGGTTCGCGATGCGCCTCGCCACGGAGAACCTCGGGTGGCGCCACGACGACCTGCCCGTCACCATCTGA
- the rpmA gene encoding 50S ribosomal protein L27, which yields MSKTKGAGSTRNGRDSQAQRLGVKVYDGTHVTAGSIIVRQRGTRIHPGENVGRGGDDTLFAKSDGKIKFGSRRGRKLVDVLPDTE from the coding sequence ATGTCGAAGACCAAGGGCGCAGGCTCAACCCGCAACGGGCGTGACTCACAGGCGCAGCGCCTCGGCGTGAAGGTCTACGACGGCACGCACGTGACCGCCGGATCCATCATCGTGCGCCAGCGGGGAACCCGCATCCACCCCGGCGAGAACGTCGGACGCGGTGGCGACGACACGCTGTTCGCCAAGAGCGACGGCAAGATCAAGTTCGGTTCGCGTCGCGGGCGCAAGCTCGTCGACGTCCTCCCCGACACCGAGTAG
- the rplU gene encoding 50S ribosomal protein L21, translating into MYAVISSGGKQYRVAEGETVDVELLGVDVGSTVELSPVLLVDDDTVLATPDQLAGSSVTATVLDEVRGPKINGFTYKNKSNQRRRWGHRQTYARLEITGITRG; encoded by the coding sequence ATGTATGCCGTGATCTCATCAGGTGGAAAGCAGTACCGCGTCGCCGAGGGCGAGACGGTCGACGTCGAACTTCTCGGCGTCGACGTCGGCTCGACGGTGGAACTGTCGCCGGTTCTGCTCGTCGACGACGACACCGTGCTCGCCACCCCGGACCAACTCGCCGGCTCGTCGGTCACCGCCACCGTGCTCGACGAGGTGCGGGGCCCGAAGATCAACGGCTTCACGTACAAGAACAAGTCGAACCAGCGCCGTCGGTGGGGTCACCGCCAGACGTACGCGCGGCTCGAGATCACCGGCATCACCAGGGGCTGA
- a CDS encoding TIGR03936 family radical SAM-associated protein: MTNADTPAGRIRIAYSKTGKIRFTSHRDLARIWERALRRAEVPVSYSQGFSPRPRLSFGLALPTSFESASEYLDVDVDADFEDPAEIVDTAALSQCLPVGMDTIAVWEIPRSSMSLQEAVTSCTWFVEIDAASSEVPTGPADMDALRTEILDADTIEITRKRKGRDVIDDVRPMVGDIVSGEPGETGPTLVTELGTKPRALRPTDLLAGVRPGLVVRRVRRLHQWINVDGERVEPLDSAPVAARGQSHAPQTTRGELCAT, encoded by the coding sequence GTGACCAACGCCGACACGCCCGCCGGGCGCATCCGGATCGCGTACTCCAAGACGGGCAAGATCCGCTTCACCAGCCACCGTGACCTCGCCCGGATCTGGGAACGGGCCCTACGCCGAGCAGAGGTCCCCGTGAGTTACAGCCAGGGTTTCTCGCCGCGGCCGCGCCTGTCGTTCGGCCTCGCACTGCCCACCAGCTTCGAGTCGGCGTCGGAGTACCTCGACGTCGACGTGGACGCCGACTTCGAGGATCCGGCGGAGATCGTCGACACGGCGGCGCTGTCGCAGTGCCTTCCCGTCGGGATGGACACCATCGCGGTGTGGGAGATCCCACGGTCGTCGATGTCGCTGCAGGAAGCCGTCACCAGTTGCACGTGGTTCGTCGAGATCGACGCCGCGTCCAGCGAGGTCCCCACGGGCCCCGCGGACATGGACGCACTCCGCACGGAGATCCTCGACGCGGACACGATCGAGATCACACGAAAGAGAAAGGGGCGCGACGTCATCGACGACGTCCGCCCGATGGTGGGTGACATCGTTTCGGGAGAGCCCGGCGAGACCGGGCCCACCCTCGTCACCGAACTAGGAACGAAGCCCCGGGCATTGCGGCCCACGGACCTGCTCGCCGGTGTGCGGCCGGGACTCGTGGTGCGCAGGGTCCGAAGGTTGCACCAGTGGATCAACGTCGACGGCGAGCGGGTCGAACCTCTCGACAGCGCCCCCGTCGCAGCGCGTGGGCAGTCCCACGCGCCACAAACGACGCGCGGAGAGCTCTGCGCGACATGA
- a CDS encoding TIGR03960 family B12-binding radical SAM protein, with protein MSSLWPQLEPLLSEVEKPARYIGCEDGAQRPPHDPDSVAWLLCYPDTYEIGLPNQGLQILYEILNERSDAEAERSYAPWTDLEAQLRSRRMPLFSVDTHRPASEFDVVAFNLSAELVYTNVLNLVDLSGAPVRSADRTEAHPLIAAGGHCTYNPEPLADFVDFFVIGDGEEVVGDITDVLHRWKRDGRPRGSRHAVLRELASVPGVYVPSMYEVTYDGADLVSVEPRYSDVPATVEKRTVADLAEWPYPRNQLVPLTEVVHDRLNVEVFRGCTRGCRFCQAGMITRPVRERPSDQVRQMISDGLRRTGYDEVALTSLSTADYSGIGDVVASTVDDPSMCGRVSVSLPSLRVDAFTVGIATEIQRARRTGLTFAPEAGSWRLRQVINKLITAEDLYAAVESAYSQGWRRMKLYFLTGLPTETDEDTAAIAELGRNCVEIGRRYNNGASVTVSVGGFVPKPFTPFQWFGQNTVTELNRKISLLRDDLRRDRSVRLKWHDPAATLAEGIMSRGDRRLGPVIEDVWRAGGTFQEWSEHFDLGRWTESMARHGLDPDWYAHRHRTLDEVLPWDHISAGLHKDFLWQDWRDALEGLGLEDCRWTPCYDCGACTGYGIEHIVASATPPAGGSQGTGQDLSTGHEVRVSLGVRP; from the coding sequence ATGAGCTCGCTCTGGCCCCAGCTGGAGCCGTTGCTCAGCGAAGTCGAGAAACCCGCCCGCTACATCGGGTGCGAGGACGGGGCGCAACGGCCACCCCACGACCCAGACTCGGTCGCATGGCTGCTCTGCTACCCCGACACCTACGAGATCGGCTTGCCGAACCAAGGGCTCCAGATCCTCTACGAAATCCTGAACGAACGCTCCGACGCAGAGGCGGAGCGCTCCTACGCGCCCTGGACCGACCTCGAAGCCCAGCTGCGCAGCCGCCGGATGCCGCTGTTCTCGGTCGACACCCACCGGCCCGCCTCCGAGTTCGACGTGGTCGCCTTCAACCTCTCCGCGGAACTCGTCTACACGAACGTCCTGAATCTCGTCGATCTGTCGGGAGCACCGGTGCGCTCGGCCGACCGCACCGAGGCACACCCGCTGATCGCCGCGGGTGGGCACTGCACCTACAACCCCGAGCCCCTGGCCGATTTCGTCGACTTCTTCGTCATCGGTGACGGCGAGGAGGTCGTCGGGGACATCACCGACGTCCTGCACCGCTGGAAGCGCGACGGCCGCCCCCGGGGATCCCGTCACGCCGTTCTGCGTGAACTCGCATCGGTGCCGGGCGTCTACGTCCCGTCGATGTACGAGGTCACCTACGACGGCGCAGACCTCGTCTCGGTCGAGCCCCGCTACAGCGACGTGCCCGCCACGGTCGAGAAGCGCACCGTGGCCGATCTCGCCGAGTGGCCCTACCCGCGCAACCAGCTCGTCCCGCTCACCGAGGTCGTCCACGACCGGCTGAACGTGGAGGTCTTCCGTGGGTGTACCCGGGGTTGCCGCTTCTGTCAGGCGGGCATGATCACCCGACCGGTGCGCGAGCGTCCCTCCGATCAGGTCCGCCAGATGATCAGCGACGGGCTCCGCCGTACCGGTTACGACGAGGTCGCCCTGACCTCGCTGTCGACGGCCGACTACTCCGGGATCGGCGACGTGGTCGCCTCCACGGTGGACGACCCGTCGATGTGTGGCCGGGTGTCCGTGTCGCTTCCCAGCCTGCGCGTCGACGCCTTCACCGTCGGCATCGCCACCGAGATCCAACGGGCGCGCCGCACCGGTCTCACCTTCGCGCCCGAGGCGGGTTCGTGGCGCCTGCGTCAGGTCATCAACAAGTTGATCACGGCGGAGGACCTCTACGCCGCCGTCGAGTCGGCCTACAGCCAGGGCTGGCGGCGCATGAAGCTCTACTTCCTCACCGGGCTGCCCACCGAGACCGACGAGGACACCGCGGCCATCGCCGAACTCGGCCGCAACTGCGTCGAGATCGGCCGCCGCTACAACAACGGGGCATCGGTGACGGTGTCGGTCGGGGGATTCGTCCCCAAGCCGTTCACCCCGTTCCAGTGGTTCGGTCAGAACACGGTGACCGAACTGAACCGCAAGATCTCGCTGCTGCGCGACGACCTCCGGCGTGACCGCAGCGTGCGCCTCAAGTGGCACGATCCGGCCGCCACTCTCGCCGAGGGAATCATGTCGCGCGGCGACCGCCGCCTCGGTCCCGTCATCGAAGACGTATGGCGCGCCGGCGGAACGTTCCAGGAGTGGTCCGAGCACTTCGACCTCGGACGCTGGACCGAGTCCATGGCCCGGCACGGACTCGACCCGGACTGGTACGCCCACCGCCACCGCACCCTCGACGAGGTCCTTCCCTGGGATCACATCTCCGCAGGTCTGCACAAGGACTTCCTCTGGCAGGACTGGCGCGACGCCCTCGAGGGCCTCGGCCTCGAGGACTGCCGCTGGACGCCGTGCTACGACTGCGGCGCCTGCACCGGCTACGGCATCGAACACATCGTCGCCTCGGCGACGCCGCCGGCCGGCGGAAGCCAGGGAACGGGCCAGGACCTCAGTACGGGACACGAGGTGCGCGTTTCGCTCGGAGTCCGGCCGTGA
- the rodA gene encoding rod shape-determining protein RodA: protein MAVATSNRREYRRLNPRTDPLAPWWHVDIVVVLAAMAIAALGIAVIYSATRGADPESFDTFFLQRQTLFVVLGVGLMVGAAAFDYRHLRPLAPVVYGGSVLLLLAVLSPLGVERNQAQSWFEFGSLQLQPSEFAKLGLIIGLAAFLSRYGGRLTFGQTLGALGLAGVPLMLILGQPDVGTVLVMSSITAGMLIVAGIRIRDLLLLTTTGALGVASLLGSSLLAEYQRDRLLVFIDPDGASEAARYNLEQAQIAIGNGGLWGQGYGQGSQTRGGLVPEQQTDFIFTVVGEELGFVGAAVLLGLFALLLWRLYRTARIAGDLFGSLLAVGVFTMVLFQLFQAAGMTMGIMPVTGIPLPLVSYGGSSALTTLLSIGIVVSVHMRRYGVAATH, encoded by the coding sequence ATGGCGGTCGCGACCTCGAACCGACGTGAGTACCGCCGCCTCAACCCGCGCACCGACCCGCTCGCTCCGTGGTGGCACGTCGACATCGTCGTCGTGCTCGCCGCGATGGCCATCGCCGCGCTCGGCATCGCGGTGATCTATTCCGCCACCCGCGGTGCGGACCCGGAGAGCTTCGACACGTTCTTCCTCCAGCGTCAGACGCTGTTCGTCGTGCTGGGTGTGGGGTTGATGGTGGGTGCGGCGGCGTTCGACTACCGCCACCTGAGGCCACTCGCGCCCGTCGTCTACGGCGGGTCGGTCCTGTTGCTGCTCGCGGTGCTCTCGCCACTGGGGGTCGAGCGGAACCAGGCTCAGTCGTGGTTCGAGTTCGGGTCTCTGCAGCTCCAGCCCTCGGAGTTCGCCAAGCTCGGCCTGATCATCGGTCTCGCCGCATTCCTGTCGCGCTACGGCGGCCGACTCACCTTCGGACAGACCCTCGGGGCCCTGGGCCTCGCGGGCGTTCCGCTGATGCTGATCCTGGGCCAGCCCGACGTCGGCACGGTCCTCGTGATGTCGTCGATCACCGCGGGGATGCTGATCGTCGCCGGAATCCGCATCCGCGACCTGCTGCTGTTGACCACCACCGGCGCGCTCGGCGTGGCGAGCCTGCTCGGCTCGTCGCTGCTCGCGGAGTACCAGCGGGACCGCCTGCTGGTGTTCATCGACCCCGACGGGGCGTCCGAGGCGGCCCGCTACAACCTCGAGCAGGCCCAGATCGCCATCGGCAACGGCGGTCTGTGGGGGCAGGGCTACGGGCAGGGCAGCCAGACCCGGGGCGGTCTGGTACCCGAGCAACAGACGGACTTCATCTTCACCGTGGTCGGTGAGGAACTCGGCTTCGTCGGTGCGGCGGTGCTACTCGGACTGTTCGCTCTGCTGCTGTGGCGGCTCTACCGCACCGCTCGGATCGCGGGCGACCTGTTCGGTTCGCTGCTCGCCGTCGGCGTCTTCACCATGGTGTTGTTCCAGCTGTTCCAGGCGGCGGGGATGACCATGGGCATCATGCCCGTCACGGGTATCCCGTTGCCGCTGGTGTCCTACGGCGGATCCTCCGCCCTCACGACGCTCCTGTCGATCGGCATCGTGGTGAGCGTCCACATGCGCCGGTACGGGGTCGCCGCCACCCATTGA
- the mrdA gene encoding penicillin-binding protein 2 has product MNSDTPTARITLLGVVALGLFGALFARLWFLQVLTEQEFQLQATANSVRTVFEPAPRGRILDSQGRVLVGNREVNVVVMDGLVLTEGFSDTDRAAFSLRLATELSATGSLTKAAEIAERLDVAEVRPFDEIVLATDVDELLTVFLAERPEQFPGVSLVRRTVREYPYGSTAAHVLGYVGPITEEEYLARADRDGGYRLDDEIGKAGVEAAFEEFLRGTPGQRRIEVDARGDVIREVAEAYVPPRPGNDVVLSIDIDLQALVEDELASTLAARRLEQDQSYEIGFRTLAAPAGAAVVLDPSNGDILAMASYPTFDPAEFVGGISQDAFDELNDPDNDFPLNNRAIQGTYAAASTFKLITSYAAIDTGLLGPRGFLDVNQFTPDPGFYTLDSCQGEESQCTFTNAGEAPSGDVDLRLALAVSSDVYYYRLAEQFSIRSGYQDEDIAEAARAFGYGARTGVALPFESPGLILDPESFEQRSLENPDAFPRSQWLTGDTINLSIGQGDVRVTPLQLVNSYAALANGGTLYSPNIAVAVVDPLSSEEVRSYGPRVLGELWMPDEIRDPIVEGLVGAVQFNEGTGAFRKGTAFDVFEGFPFASFSVAGKTGTAEVPPLADFSLFAAFGPVEDARYAMAVVMEESGFGSEAAAPMTRNVFEAIATDSIPEALTLAERARLRAEALAAANAPDQPDAAAAEGSS; this is encoded by the coding sequence GTGAACAGTGACACGCCGACCGCCCGGATCACGCTCCTCGGCGTGGTCGCGCTCGGGCTCTTCGGCGCGCTCTTCGCACGGTTGTGGTTCCTGCAGGTCCTGACCGAACAGGAGTTCCAGCTCCAGGCGACCGCCAACTCGGTCCGCACCGTCTTCGAGCCCGCGCCCCGGGGGCGCATTCTCGACTCACAGGGACGCGTGCTCGTCGGCAACCGGGAGGTGAACGTCGTCGTGATGGACGGCCTGGTGCTCACGGAGGGCTTCTCGGACACCGACCGGGCGGCCTTCTCGCTGCGCCTCGCGACGGAACTGTCGGCCACCGGGAGCCTCACGAAGGCCGCCGAGATCGCAGAACGCCTCGATGTCGCCGAGGTGCGCCCCTTCGACGAGATCGTCCTCGCAACCGACGTCGACGAACTCCTGACCGTGTTCCTCGCCGAACGGCCTGAGCAGTTCCCCGGCGTCTCGCTCGTGCGCCGCACCGTCCGTGAGTACCCCTACGGGAGCACCGCGGCCCACGTCCTGGGCTACGTCGGACCGATCACCGAGGAGGAGTACCTCGCCCGCGCGGACCGCGACGGCGGCTACCGCCTCGACGACGAGATCGGCAAGGCCGGCGTCGAGGCGGCCTTCGAGGAGTTCCTCCGGGGCACGCCCGGCCAGCGTCGTATCGAGGTCGATGCGCGTGGCGACGTCATCCGCGAGGTCGCCGAGGCGTACGTGCCCCCCCGACCGGGGAACGACGTGGTCCTGTCCATCGACATCGACCTGCAGGCTCTCGTGGAGGACGAGCTGGCCTCGACCCTCGCGGCGCGCCGGCTCGAACAGGATCAGAGCTACGAGATCGGGTTCCGCACGCTCGCCGCGCCCGCCGGCGCCGCGGTGGTGCTCGACCCCTCCAACGGCGACATCCTGGCCATGGCGTCGTACCCCACCTTCGATCCCGCCGAGTTCGTCGGCGGTATCAGTCAGGACGCCTTCGACGAACTCAACGACCCCGACAACGACTTCCCGCTCAACAACCGGGCCATCCAGGGCACCTACGCCGCGGCCTCCACGTTCAAGCTCATCACCTCCTACGCGGCGATCGACACGGGCCTGCTGGGCCCCCGGGGCTTCCTCGACGTGAACCAGTTCACACCCGACCCCGGCTTCTACACGCTGGACAGCTGCCAGGGTGAGGAGTCCCAGTGCACCTTCACCAACGCCGGTGAGGCGCCCAGCGGCGACGTGGACCTGAGACTCGCGCTGGCCGTCTCGAGCGACGTCTACTACTACCGGCTCGCCGAGCAGTTCTCGATCCGCTCCGGCTATCAGGACGAGGACATCGCCGAGGCGGCCCGGGCGTTCGGGTACGGCGCCCGTACCGGCGTGGCGCTGCCGTTCGAGTCGCCCGGACTGATCCTCGATCCGGAGTCGTTCGAGCAGCGCAGCCTGGAGAACCCCGACGCGTTCCCGCGTTCGCAGTGGCTTACAGGTGACACGATCAACCTCTCGATCGGACAGGGCGACGTGCGGGTCACGCCTCTGCAGCTGGTCAACTCCTATGCGGCCCTGGCGAACGGGGGCACGCTCTACTCGCCGAACATCGCCGTGGCGGTCGTGGACCCTCTGAGCTCCGAGGAGGTCCGCAGCTACGGACCGCGGGTGCTCGGCGAGCTGTGGATGCCCGACGAGATCCGCGATCCGATCGTCGAGGGACTCGTCGGTGCCGTGCAGTTCAACGAGGGGACCGGGGCCTTCCGGAAGGGAACGGCCTTCGATGTCTTCGAGGGATTCCCGTTCGCGTCGTTCTCCGTGGCCGGCAAGACCGGAACCGCCGAGGTTCCGCCACTCGCCGACTTCTCGCTGTTCGCAGCGTTCGGGCCGGTGGAGGACGCCCGGTACGCGATGGCGGTCGTGATGGAGGAGTCCGGATTCGGCTCGGAGGCCGCCGCACCCATGACGCGCAACGTGTTCGAGGCCATCGCGACGGACTCGATCCCCGAGGCGCTCACCCTCGCCGAACGGGCGCGCCTGCGGGCCGAGGCGCTCGCCGCGGCGAACGCTCCGGACCAACCGGATGCCGCTGCCGCGGAGGGAAGTTCCTGA
- the mreD gene encoding rod shape-determining protein MreD, protein MNIHVHPLVVLRAALVIFTVAIVHTELFVELRVFDVAPDPFVLIAVAAGLTAGPDRGAAMGFAAGLTFDLFLPTPFGLSALVYCITGYLVGQVENTLVRPAWWISGVFAAGGTAFGVTGYVLVGELLGQKHLLSDLPDVLGVTVLYNAVLAPLVVRVIAWVWRAAEDAPRPLRVDRVLN, encoded by the coding sequence GTGAACATCCACGTGCATCCCCTCGTCGTGCTCCGGGCGGCGCTCGTCATCTTCACGGTGGCCATCGTGCACACCGAACTGTTCGTCGAGCTGCGGGTCTTCGACGTCGCGCCGGACCCGTTCGTGCTCATCGCTGTCGCTGCCGGGCTGACGGCGGGCCCGGACCGGGGTGCCGCCATGGGGTTCGCCGCCGGGCTGACCTTCGACCTGTTCCTCCCCACCCCCTTCGGGCTGAGCGCCCTCGTCTACTGCATCACGGGCTACCTCGTGGGCCAGGTCGAGAACACCCTCGTGCGGCCCGCGTGGTGGATCTCCGGTGTGTTCGCAGCCGGGGGAACGGCGTTCGGTGTCACCGGCTACGTCCTGGTGGGCGAACTGCTCGGCCAGAAGCACCTACTGTCGGATCTCCCTGACGTTCTCGGCGTCACGGTCCTGTACAACGCGGTCCTCGCACCGTTGGTCGTGAGGGTCATTGCGTGGGTCTGGCGGGCCGCCGAGGACGCACCGCGCCCACTGCGGGTCGATCGGGTGCTGAACTGA
- the mreC gene encoding rod shape-determining protein MreC gives MAVANRTGRSRATIVLLIITSIFLLTLDFRDFGPLESAQSSIRSVFSPVQDAADGVFSPVGDAWSSITEYDDLASENERLRLELEALQGQALADESASARLTEALAQLEIEYVADIPKVTAQVVGSVTNFDDFTIVLDKGSDSGIAVGMPAVTDLGLVGRVSEVDGDQARIQLITEPDFQLGIRVVGIDDVALARGTGENQPLLITEGLEAAEEVVVGDLVETSGLERSVYPAGVPVGIVSDVTVDEGTLERIISVLPTADVENLSLVSILLYETE, from the coding sequence ATGGCCGTCGCCAACCGCACGGGGCGTTCCCGCGCCACCATCGTCCTTCTGATCATCACGTCGATCTTCCTGTTGACGCTGGACTTCCGGGACTTCGGGCCGCTCGAGAGTGCCCAGTCGTCGATCCGCAGCGTCTTCTCGCCGGTCCAGGACGCGGCAGACGGTGTCTTCTCGCCCGTGGGCGACGCGTGGAGTTCCATCACCGAGTACGACGACCTGGCATCCGAGAACGAGAGACTCCGCCTCGAGCTCGAGGCGCTGCAGGGCCAGGCGCTCGCCGACGAGTCCGCCTCGGCGCGCCTCACCGAGGCGCTCGCGCAGCTCGAGATCGAGTACGTGGCCGACATCCCGAAGGTCACCGCCCAGGTGGTCGGCTCGGTGACCAACTTCGACGACTTCACGATCGTCCTCGACAAGGGTTCCGACAGCGGCATCGCGGTCGGGATGCCGGCGGTGACCGACCTCGGCCTCGTCGGCAGGGTCAGCGAGGTCGACGGTGACCAGGCCCGCATCCAGCTGATCACCGAGCCGGACTTCCAACTCGGCATCAGGGTCGTCGGCATCGACGACGTCGCGCTCGCGCGTGGCACCGGCGAGAACCAGCCGTTGTTGATCACCGAGGGTCTCGAGGCGGCCGAGGAGGTCGTGGTCGGCGACCTCGTCGAGACGTCCGGGCTGGAGCGTTCCGTGTACCCCGCGGGTGTGCCCGTCGGCATCGTCAGCGATGTCACGGTGGACGAGGGAACCCTCGAGCGGATCATCTCGGTCCTGCCCACCGCCGACGTGGAGAACCTTTCCCTGGTCTCGATCCTCCTCTACGAGACCGAGTGA
- a CDS encoding rod shape-determining protein: protein MASLLRNMGSFMGRDMAVDLGTANTLVYVRGEGIVLDEPSVVAVNVRDGRPLAVGVEAKRMIGRTPDHIRAIRPLKDGVIADFDVCEKMLRYFIQKVHHSRFAKPRMVICVPSGITGVEQRAVQEAAEYAGARKPAYIIEEPMAAAIGAGLPVQEPSGNMIVDIGGGTTEVAVISLGGVVASQSVRVGGDELDDAIVQFIKKEYSLALGERTAEEVKLALASAWELEEELYAELRGRDLVSGLPKTIVTSTTEIREAIEEPVAAIVDAVKVTLDKTPPELAADIMERGICLAGGGALLTGLPQRLEHETGMPIIVAPDPLYAVALGSGQSLEEFEALRGVLFSDGDS, encoded by the coding sequence ATGGCGAGCCTATTGCGCAACATGGGTTCCTTCATGGGCCGCGACATGGCCGTGGACCTAGGGACCGCCAACACGCTCGTGTACGTCCGGGGGGAGGGCATCGTTCTCGACGAGCCGTCCGTGGTCGCCGTGAACGTCCGTGACGGGCGTCCGCTGGCAGTCGGCGTCGAAGCCAAGCGGATGATCGGCCGGACCCCGGATCACATCCGTGCCATCCGTCCGCTCAAGGACGGTGTCATCGCAGACTTCGACGTCTGCGAGAAGATGCTGCGGTACTTCATCCAGAAGGTCCACCACAGCCGTTTCGCCAAGCCCCGCATGGTGATCTGCGTGCCGTCGGGAATCACCGGCGTCGAACAGCGTGCCGTGCAGGAGGCCGCCGAGTACGCGGGCGCCCGCAAGCCGGCCTACATCATCGAAGAGCCCATGGCCGCCGCCATCGGGGCGGGCCTGCCCGTCCAGGAGCCCTCGGGCAACATGATCGTCGACATCGGTGGTGGTACGACCGAGGTCGCCGTCATCTCCCTCGGCGGGGTGGTCGCCAGCCAGTCCGTGCGTGTCGGCGGCGACGAACTCGACGACGCCATCGTCCAGTTCATCAAGAAGGAGTACAGCCTCGCCCTCGGTGAGCGCACCGCGGAGGAGGTCAAGTTGGCGTTGGCTTCCGCGTGGGAACTCGAAGAGGAGCTCTACGCCGAGCTCCGCGGTCGTGACCTCGTCTCGGGGCTCCCGAAGACGATCGTGACCTCGACCACCGAGATCCGCGAAGCCATCGAGGAACCGGTCGCTGCCATAGTGGACGCCGTGAAGGTGACCCTCGACAAGACGCCGCCCGAGCTCGCCGCCGACATCATGGAGCGCGGCATCTGCCTCGCGGGCGGCGGAGCTCTGCTCACCGGCCTCCCCCAACGCCTCGAGCACGAGACCGGTATGCCCATCATCGTCGCGCCCGACCCCCTGTACGCCGTGGCACTCGGTTCGGGTCAGTCCCTCGAAGAGTTCGAGGCGCTGCGTGGCGTCCTGTTCTCTGACGGGGACAGCTAG
- the ndk gene encoding nucleoside-diphosphate kinase: MNRTLVLAKPDAVERGLVGEITARFESKGLRIVAMRMVTIDADLASRHYEEHVGKGFYDDLVEFIGRSPSVAMVLQGPDDTWEIVRTLMGPTNPATAPPGTIRGDFGTVMTENLVHGSDGPESAAREIRLFFPDLV, encoded by the coding sequence ATGAACAGGACCCTCGTACTCGCAAAGCCCGACGCCGTCGAACGTGGCCTCGTCGGAGAAATCACCGCCCGCTTCGAATCGAAGGGGCTGCGGATCGTCGCCATGCGCATGGTCACGATTGACGCGGACCTCGCCTCGCGGCACTACGAGGAGCACGTCGGCAAGGGCTTCTACGACGACCTCGTCGAGTTCATCGGCCGGAGCCCGTCGGTGGCGATGGTCCTACAGGGACCTGATGACACCTGGGAGATCGTGCGGACGCTGATGGGTCCGACGAACCCCGCGACGGCACCTCCGGGGACCATCCGCGGCGACTTCGGCACCGTGATGACCGAGAACCTCGTCCACGGCAGCGACGGCCCGGAGTCCGCCGCCCGTGAGATCCGACTCTTTTTCCCCGACCTCGTCTGA